The region GATCGACGCCTGCCGGCCATACAAGTGGATGGATCAATTCCCGGCGGTCAATGCCTTTGAAAAAGAGTTTAAGGATAAGATTGAAAATAAGTTTAAGCTATAAGCTTTGTTTGTAAAGACAGAGTTGGCGAACACCACCAGCAGGCGCCCAATGCTTTGGCGAATTTCAACGTCAAACTAACTGACATCGGCACTGACCAAAGGAGCAAGGTATGGGCTTGATCGAAGTCTTGAGTTTGGCACTCGGCAGCGCGTGGACCTCAGGTATAAACCTCTACGCAACGGTTTTTGTGCTTGGCATTGCCGGCCGCACGGAGATGATCAACCTGCCGCAGAACCTCGAAGTGCTGAGCCACCCGGCGGTTATTGCGGTTGCCTGCGTGATGTATCTGGTCGAATTTTTCGCCGACAAGATTCCCTACTTGGACAGCGGCTGGGACGCGCTGCACACGTTTATCAGGATTCCCGCCGGTGCTCTCTTGGCGGCGGGTGCGGTGAGCGATTTAAATCCGGCGTTGGAAATGGCGGCGCTGCTCGCCGGCGGCAC is a window of Deltaproteobacteria bacterium DNA encoding:
- a CDS encoding DUF4126 domain-containing protein; this encodes MGLIEVLSLALGSAWTSGINLYATVFVLGIAGRTEMINLPQNLEVLSHPAVIAVACVMYLVEFFADKIPYLDSGWDALHTFIRIPAGALLAAGAVSDLNPALEMAALLAGGTVAATAHGVKATTRLAINTSPEPFTNWTASVAEDAAVVGGVWMIFNYPYVMLGLLVVFIALTLWLLPKFFRKAKQGFQALRGRLNGKPNQPSPPAVTPQLS